DNA from Branchiostoma lanceolatum isolate klBraLanc5 chromosome 6, klBraLanc5.hap2, whole genome shotgun sequence:
cGCTGGTCCAGTACTCCCCTGTGGTGTACAATGGCATCGCGTACCCCGATTGGGCCGTGACCCTGGGTCTCCTCATGGCGTTCTTTTCCATCCTGATGATTCCTCTCGTCGGCATCATTGTGGTGGCTAAGAACAAGGGATCTTTCACCGAGGTAAGGGCGTCTCTCTTCTAAACGGTTACAGTTTTGTTTCGTTGTCTCTCAGGGCATGGTCACATACGTCgtgcgatcgtcgtacgattgccGTGTGACCGcaaactggggggggggggattcttGGGATAACCCTGCATGTGTTCTACAAAATCCAGGTGTCTTCACGccggaaaaggctgtcttagatccttgtcggtgattggttgtatcacagcctgcttgaaaatctcTCCGAATCAAAATCGTATGACGACCTATGACGAATGCGAGCGCCATAATGTAGAAAGTTATGATGTGATGCAAATGTACACGCAATGAGTTGACGAGAtattaagaaaaacaaataatcTTTGATACGATGTGTACTATGGACCAATCCcataactttggtcaaaatgtagATATGCAAAacgaaaacataaaaatgcaactatCTGACCGAAATGTTGTcagtctctcattggtcgaaccgataATTTCCATGCTATCATCGGTTTTATCAagctgctaattgtgatggacagtcagggtcGGTCCAAAAGCACTGGACTAAAACGTGTTCTCTATTGTACCTCGTTTACTGCAGCGTTTCAAGAAGGCCATCACTCCCGATGAGAAGTGGGGCCCGGCTATCATGAGCCAGGAGCAGAAGGAGTGGAAGAGCACCGAGGGCATCGACAACCCCGCCACCATCTACGACCCGGGCACCATGGAGAACGGCACCGACCAGCCCCCGCTGTACGACCCGCGGAGCATCAACCGCTACCCCCTGTACGATCCGCGGAGTCTGCAACAGGACCCCATCCGCAACGGCGGATCCATCAACGATACCTCCTACAGCTCTAGGCTGTAGATGAAGATGCAGGTCCGTGACCTTGAAAAAGTGTGTGGATACGATCggcatgtatgttttgtttggCGACGCTTATGGGACGAGCCTACTTTTCAAATGAGTTGTCATGGATGTGTTGTTTCAAGGTCATTTGTATGAAATGCGAGGTGGCGCGCACAAAATGGTAACCAACTTTGAGAAGAGATTTTTGATACGATGGATATAACGTTTATGTATAAGtattagatttttttcataatccAGAAAGGTATGAAGCtttgtatattttctatatGGTTAACCCCCAAACAATTGGTATTACCACGTAAGTTACATCTCCTGGCATATTTCTGGATCCATACACCAAGTGGCATGCGTAAAAGGAGTGGCTGAGAAAGAGATACGAACGTTGACTTTTGACACCACCAAAACCTGATTACCCTTTAGCGTCGTAACACGATGGATGAACCACTATGGGCACACCTTGCCATAGAATCTTTACAGCGAGCTAGCCCAATGTGATTTGCGTGAAATATCCATGTAATTGATACCCGGGCCAAACGACATATCGAACTTAACTGTTCATTGCAATTGCATTATTGTATACGACATATTTTGGGTGAATATACATAGTACAATATTGTATCGTGGACAACAAGGTTACGTTTAAAATTACACGTTATACTTGCAAGTATATGCAAGTAGGATTTGCACAAAAATCTTTAAGAAGTATGGTTGAACAATATTCAATTTTATCTGTATATATGGGGCTCTATCTTAGTTTCATATTCGTGTTGTGTACGTGTACATTTGGATAGTTTGATTGAAAAATCTGgctgaaaaaaatgcattctcGTTTCTCAAGCATTGAGACACTGGAAATGTTTGATAAGCAATGTACCGACAATCATGTCTTTAAAACTATGCAAGATTCTACCTTAAGAGAAATAACATATACATAACAATTCTTGAAAGCATATTACATCCAAAAGCCCATACCTTGAATTATGAATTGACATAGAAAGCCGTCAATGGATTGATAGTCTTTATTTTAGAATCATTTTCGTTGCTTCCAATATATAAGAATGCTACCAGTTCTTTTTAAGCAAAGAAGGTATATTTCAAGAATTTATATTTCTGATCAAAGGAGCtgaatattatatatatatatttgcattCCACAATGTACAGTAATCCCCTCTCCACGAAAAACAATATTGTGACTGGGACATAACTAGCGTTTGAAACGATCAGGTATTACGGAAGTCTGAAATGATTATTTTGTATATGTCAAACCAGTCTTGTCGGTAAATACTAACGTAGCGGTACCCATTATTGTCCGATTGAttgaaaatttcatcattttaaAACGCACGGACagagcaaaacaacaacaatatcgaggcatgactaaggatcatGCATATGTCGTTCCTTATTGCTTATGAGAAATGGCTTTTGCATGATACACAACGGCATGTtgacatgacccaaagtggacgataaCAGGTACCACTACGTTAGGAGGATAAAGATAGATATATTATCAGTAGTTCTTTGTTTTCGTACATAGTACGGTGAAGTTCTATTCATCTTTGTTTGTACTACCTTGTTCTAGGTGTTAATTTGCTGTTGTACTGTCAGGCTATACTATTAGTGTGTGTTTTATTAGTTTAGGTGTGGTGTATTATATTCAAAGATAGAAATAATACCGGAGGCAAAGATTGTATTAGCTATCAATACCAAAGAATAAAATTCAGTGAGAACTGAGTTGGTTTTTGATCGTCTTCCTGAGATGTGATTGTCGATTCCATTGCACATGATAGTGTGTCAGCTCGGTTGGGTTTTATAAAAGAGCTTTACACCTGCAGTTTGATTTTACTCGCTAGGTGGCTACATCAAACAACTTTTCCACACACCCTTGCAACAGTTTCAACAACAACCTCTGCAACACGTAATTCACTCAATTAACGATCTGATTGATGGACACTCATATTCCCGAATGAATTCTTTATCACCCGCAAAAACTAATCCGCCCATACATAGAGCAAAGTGCGTCACTCTATCACTGATGACGTCAGGAGAAGGTCACATAACTTTTGTAATTCATTTCCGACCTGGACCGTTTCAAGATATCCTTATTCTTTCAACAGTCATTGTAACGTACACCCATCTTTTTGGTGTGTTCTACATTAATAGTCACCCATGATAAACTCAAGGCAGTGAATTATATGTTTGGAATACAGAACTGCGATGTTTATGACATTTCCCCGGTCATAAAGGGCGTATTGAATACTTGCTATCCAGTGATGAAATAGATATTTTGGGAGAGACATTTGCAATATCAGACTATCCCCTGTTATTGCCAACCTGAATCAAACAAAAAACGCCCACGGTAGTCGTTCTCAAATTAAATCTTTGGTAACTGTAGATCCAGGTCCTGGTGTGGGCGTACCAATGACGACACTTGTTGCATGATTAATCAAAGCGGGGGTGACGCGAGTTGTTTTTCTCTTACAGCTCTGAGATGCACCATAGACCGCCTGGTCTACTTAGTAACCTGTCAAACGTTCGATGCTTGTTTGACCTCGCAGAAAGCATAACTTCTAAAATCATCTGCGCAGAAAGAAAATTTCAAGTTGAGAGTTTTTATAATTAAAGAAATAATACATgtttcaaattatggtaatTTTTGCGTCATTGGGTGagctacatacatatacatacatacatacacacatacatacatgctaaTCTAGTGTTTGGAACTGCTAGCAAGCttagattccaggctaattTACCATCCCCGCCCTCtggatagcctggaatccagacctattgtAGCTccactcgggagctataataggtctggattccaggctaccctCTGGACTGGAGTATTAGTGGGAAGGCACTAGGCCACTAGGCagtatattctccaagcagaggtcggg
Protein-coding regions in this window:
- the LOC136436413 gene encoding uncharacterized protein; its protein translation is MAFFSILMIPLVGIIVVAKNKGSFTERFKKAITPDEKWGPAIMSQEQKEWKSTEGIDNPATIYDPGTMENGTDQPPLYDPRSINRYPLYDPRSLQQDPIRNGGSINDTSYSSRL